A portion of the Deinococcus planocerae genome contains these proteins:
- a CDS encoding peroxiredoxin, which translates to MSLLGQPAPDFTLPSTGGEPVTLSSYRGHKHVVLVFYPLDFSPVCSMQLPEYSGRQDDFAEAGAVVLGVNRDSVYAHKAWAAEYGIEVPLLADMNLAVARQYGVAIDERGISGRAVFLIDKAGVVRFEHVEAKTSEYTVRPEVVLGKIAALT; encoded by the coding sequence ATGAGCCTTCTCGGTCAGCCCGCGCCCGATTTCACGCTGCCCTCCACGGGCGGCGAGCCGGTGACCCTGAGCAGTTACCGTGGGCACAAGCACGTGGTGCTGGTGTTCTACCCCCTCGACTTCAGCCCGGTGTGCTCCATGCAATTGCCCGAGTATTCCGGGCGCCAGGACGACTTCGCCGAGGCGGGCGCCGTGGTCTTGGGCGTCAACCGCGACAGCGTGTACGCCCACAAGGCCTGGGCCGCCGAGTACGGCATCGAGGTGCCCCTCCTCGCCGACATGAACCTCGCGGTCGCCCGGCAGTACGGGGTGGCCATCGACGAGCGCGGCATCAGCGGGCGGGCGGTGTTCCTGATCGACAAGGCGGGCGTCGTGCGCTTCGAGCACGTCGAGGCCAAGACGAGCGAGTACACGGTCAGGCCGGAAGTCGTGCTGGGCAAGATCGCGGCGTTGACGTGA